From the Lytechinus variegatus isolate NC3 chromosome 5, Lvar_3.0, whole genome shotgun sequence genome, the window TAGTAAAGAGCGATGTACAAAATTTCAAACAgcgtttttttaatgtgtagaTATTActctttaaaattatatttattaattcagACCACTTCTATAAAAGCTGTTTAACGTACGCTGtcaaattgaaattattatctatctattttcCTTCACTCCAGGTATTTGGTGATGCATCGGTAGCACAGTCTGTTCTGAGTAGCGAGGCTAATGGCGGCTTTCTCTCAATCAATTGGGGATGGGGAATCGCCGTCACACTCGCCGTTTATTTCGCATCTGGTGTATCAGGTAAGAGATGGGAGGAGGACACTGGTGTATATATTGGGGGTGCTTGAGGGCATTGCCCTTAAAGAATATCACCAAGCAAAAAcgatgagaaaaagaaagaaaagtaaagggaaaagagtgaaatgaataatattattttctaaatacaTTGTCAAGATCTATCATACAATTGGCCGTTCTTATTTAGAGTTTCACGTGTTTGCTCGATGGTGGTTTTtcagtaaaaatgaaattttgctcCTTGCACCGTGTTTGGCCCCTCAATTTTTTGGCTAATTACGCCTTATGGGGGAGGGTGTGTTTCAGACATATCTTACAAATAGATTACAAATATCATgtagaggtgccgtggccgagtggtctaaggcgcctgaaTATACATGGAAATTCGGGGGTTTGATCCCCCACCGCGGCACcgatgcccgtgagcaaggtatttaatcgacaatgctcttttatcctgcattcaaataaatgaaaatgctaaaCGCAATCTTGGTAACTACgtgtgcaaataaaaaaaaaacagatgtgCCTACGTCGCGAAACAGAATCAGTTTATAAAAAAGTTGCAAAGTCGGAATCCAATAAGCGATACAAgtaatttaattcatttcataggCATACAAGTAATTTCATATAGGCAATACGGAATGAGTTTCGTTTCGCCCATTCAAAGAACATACACCGTAAActacaatatatatgtatatgtatatatatatatctctctctctcccactcgATCTCTTGTTCTATATCCTCCTTAGGTGCCCACATAAACCCAGCAGTGACCTTGGCCTTTGCCTGCTTGGGACGGTTTCCTTGGAAGAAGGTCCCGTTTTACATCTTGGCTCAGATGGTCGGTGCCTTTGTCGCAGCTGCCTGTGTGTTCGGAGTGTATTCAGGTAAgacttaaaataaaacaaatcactTTTGGCTGTAAAGGAGTAGGGGaacatgtttgatattttttaaaaaatgtaatttcgatTGAATGACATGAAGGGGGAGAATTACATatgtaaatcatttttatacGGAGATTAATGGCTGTTCAGATGTACTCTGCTAGCGATATGGACAACGTCTGCTGTGCCATAAGCACAGTTTATTAACATTTGGTCTATTTGGGTTACAGaaaacaagttttgtttttgttgttgttgttgtttcgCGAggataattttgttatttgtcaaAATGTTATCATTACGCCAGCAGTCATACCAGTTGAACCAACTCCAAAATAACCACATCTATTATGCCTAACCCAATAACATATCATCAGTCGGATAGGAATCAGTTACGTTATGGGACAATCATGGTATCTAGTTTGTCAATTCCGATGTTCACTGGCCACTATATCATTTGTCGTCTTAAATTGAGTTTGAACGAAGAGAGGCCCGACCAAAATGGTATGGCGGGATAAGACCACGATAACATAAAACGTACTGATCTCAGAAATTTGTTCAGAGTCGATTTCAGCTGCGATGAACGAGGTCCAAAACTCGTAAAATGGGTTGTAatcgagcccccccccccaaaaaaaagagagagatttgtttaaccgtttgtCCTATCGAACTTGTATGGATCCATGGCGGGATTCATTGCAGTTTGGGCAAATATCTATCCTCTATTCAAATATTGCTCCAGGAGTGTGGGTTACCCTTGGGTAGGCACAGCACAAAGCCTGCCGACATCAACTATTCCATCATGGTGCAATGCCTTTAGGGGTCTGCATTTTCATGATTCACTTTTCCTTTAAAACGAATAAAATATGCAAGTGGGAGAACATTTTGCGAGATTTTTTTAAGGACATGAActtaaaataaattgacaaataATATGCGAGCTGTATGCGGTGTAATCAAGGGCGCAAAATATGATTTAAGGTTCGAAAGTTATCGTTCGCCGGGGGTCACTTTCgttcatagagctattaacagagcTATtatctctgttagctccatgttCGTTCTTTTCAAATCTCAAGCGCATGTTTTGGTTTTGCGCACGTTTGACAGTCTTTTGCCGCATAAATCCGAATGTCGGACTTCGTCggtttgttttctttctttgatttttttttacacccgCGTCCTTGCGAAACCTTCATAAAACGTCCTTGAGCCCCGTATGAACAATACTGTCCTGATATTTATGATTTGGAAAGTATAATAAAATACGAgatattgaacatgttgaaggaaatttgattaaaaaatttaGGATGCTGAAATTGCAATATTATGCCCTACAATTAACATGGTGGGGAAGGAAAGGGGATGGATGGCTGATAAAAGTAGCTTTTGGCAAAAACGATTGATACCGAGTCTCATTCAGAGAATGTAGGGGGGAATCCCGTACCTTTGGTCGAACTTGTCAAAAAGCATGCCAAGTTCGTTATTGAAATCGGAAATTAATACAAAGTCTTTGGATCCAGGCACAGCTTCCGAGATTACACAAAACGACTACTCATTTCATACGACTGTGATTAGCTATCAATGACGAATCCAAGTTGGATTTTTACAAAGGGATTGTAGGGCGATTTTAATTAGTAATCAATCGTCGacattataaaatgaattgttGATTCAGAAAAAGATACGACTGAAGTCTCTGTATTAATTACCGGTAAGACAAAAATCTTTATCTTGTTTGGTGAGGCGACTTCTCAATATATAGAGAGGGGCTAGCAATATCATTGCCCACAAAGTTGAGGGgacccccctccccacccctgGACTAGCTTTGTTCTATACTTTTGGCACCAAATCAGTGACTGAGTGTCAGAGTTCCGAGCACTCTATTGTTTATGCAGTAATCAATGGCACCTCCCCCTTCCTACCCTGTCTAAAACAATAGAACTTGACGTAAATTCTTAATTCAGACAGAATTTGTGAAATATGCATGGAGATATGCATTTTTGCAAAATAATCTACAAAGTACAATGACCTTGGACACAACAAGGaacaaaataacataatttttttttcgctttATTCTCCTCTTCGTTTTAAACCTTGTGGTTCCGAATTCATTTTCTTCGTATACCAAAGATATATTAGTCCGAAAGATCAGTCAGTGTTTTGGCATTTATATATACGAACAAGTCGGAAAATAAACTTTCAGATCTAACGAACACCCCCTCGAGGTTTCTGTATTTTCAACTCTATACTTCCTATTTGTGATATATCATTTTCCTAATCTccatcgctatcatcatcatcatcatcatcatcgccatcgtcgtcatcattcatcaatatcatcacgttatcatcatcacgatatcatcatcatcattttgattGATTCTATCACTtcaaaaacaaatcagtcagaAATGACTAATAAATAGGGTCGCTAgatgcaactgttattctagtcatattttactattttctagtcgtattctACTAGAatagagttatttctgactagaacaTAATTCACACGTGTGACTAGACATATCAGTTGCatccagctgactactggtctagtcagtTTGACTGAGTTGTTTTAAGAGTGTTCCATAGactacaattttaactttaacaaAGCCATACAAAGCGATCCAATTATTTTTCTACATTCTTTGTGatttcctttcaaaatcaaacttatccAATGACTATGAATGTCCGACCCCATGACAGCAAGAGAAGAGGGGTGAGGAAATGCTCCTCTTCCGTTCATCTGGACCCCTTTCCTGTACCCCAAACCCCCAGTCCCAGCcaagttttatttttgttttgatgtcAACAAGGAGATGCTTCTCTGAGCTCTCAAAATCTTAGTTATGCGACAGTCAAATCGATAAAACCAACTTTAGACCGATCAAAGCTCGGTTTGGATCGGTTTCGCTGGTGTGCGTGACTTAACTATTTATTCAGAGTCAAACTCCGGTCATATTGTACAACACAGTTTTGTGTTGAGGGTGGCCCACTTGGAATAAAAAAGGTACCCcggaatgaaaataatcatatctaaataaaaaaaagaataaaattcataaaatgcataCCATCGGTTACTTTGGACTAGGTTACGTTGTTACTGGAGCTAGAAAATTTTCCATGTTCCTGTCTATTGCTGACACTATTTTTACGATTTCAAAGTTTTCCCTAGAAAGTAATGTATGGAACTTTGTCTttaggaaaccaaaacccaagatgagaagcaatcttattggaaagagtaaaataagaacaatttaaaacaagtttcatcaaaatcggttgtgaaataagcaagttatttGTAAAATGCTTCGAGCAAGAGAAGTGAATGAGCAAgaatttgacattttccatgTAAAAATCTAATCTTGTGATAGactttgacataatattaatcCCATATTTCaccctctctttccttttctccttttttcttggtcgtggttttttttaggggggtcaTGGCCCTTTAATATGCTCCCACCCCCTCTACCTGTACTCAGTGTAATGGCAAGGTAATCCCAATACTTTCGTTCATTTATCACCTAATTTGTTACGTAACAATCAAATGGGGGTAAATTGGCATGAGGTTATCCGGAAATAAACATtcataaatttgaagaaattatGCCAGCCCTGGACCAACCTTataaaatgatattcaaaacaacaaaataaccaATATAACTTCGAGTGCAATCGAATACAGTAAAATTAGAATAATACTTCTCTCTTGTAAAGCAGTTCTGTACTAAAGAGACCACCCTgggtaaatgaaacaaaataaatcaaaatgaatactTCTAAATAgcgttttgtttgttttaaagtggtcaattagagcaaaaatatatgtatttttgtatCGTTTATGCATTGTTATTTTGTGTTCATTCCATCACAagatttatataaatataatttgtattgaaATGTGGGTGTTCTACCTATTGTCCAATGAGAAGATTCGTCAAACTGGATTCAATTTAATTTCTCTCACTGCAATTTGGAATCGGTGAGACATAACGAAAATATCAACGGCCGGGAAAATAGAAAATCAGGCctttattatatttcttttctgaAATGGATTACCCTTTAAATTTTAAGACTTTATCTTTTATTTGGTTCTGTTTATTACTGCGATTCAGTCATATCAGTTTCACTGTCTACTTTCTATCCAActacaaaattaatttattttgtggTATCTGATAAGCCTCGTGAGAGTTCTATTCGTAGATGGCGCGCTTCCGATTCGGTTGTCAGTGCCACAGACTGACTGCCTCTGGATAATAGGGCACTGTGGGAAGGCATACTGATGAAATCGAACTAATACTTCAGGGTAAAGGTACACAACATTACCTatattgtttttcctttttacttttacgattctactttttcttctcgtttctatctgtctctctttctctcttcccacgttttcttattttcctcCTATATGATTTCTTACTTGTGGGAAAATGATATCTGAAGCCCCTCCCATGCCCTCGCCCAGTACCCCCCCATTAGGGTATATGGGAAGGGGGTACAATGCAATAATTTTACGATGACATTATGTGAATTCTTattgaaatacatttaaaacTTGCCTGTATGTCGACATCAGAAATATGCTACTGCGCACTTTAGCCTTCCCTTCTTCCCCCTTAAtgttgttctttctttctttccttcagattcttgatttttttttcagacgtgtatcaattagatatttaaaaaaaaagttgtcatgCCTTTCGGATGGTGACACCTTTAGTGTTACCATCCGAAAGGCATGACTAGGGCTCGAACCTTAAACCACCGCATCAATGTCCCCACCCTCACCTACAGCCTCAGTTACAGGTGTACACCATAACGTCGAGTTGGATGGCTGTTGGGGTAGGGCGATGTAATGTGGAAATTGAAAGTGGCTGTAaataaaggccaccgcacaccttacgactgttcgcgatccgattttggaacaaaccgcactttgctcattttctgaaaaagtgaatggaacatattttatttgaggttaaaattaattgaaagactACGAATataaccatttaaaaaaattacaagcctttattttagagtgtaaagccaaattagtttcaaatcgtagccaatcgttcgactgctatgacgtcattacgactagatattaaagtcgcttttattctaagaaggatgatagcatagtcatagatttgaacataggtattcgtacgatgatttagaacattacacagtaagatattccaagtctcaatattagcatcaaattctactacatttttttattctaaaatcgggtcgcagaccaatcgtaaggtgtgcggtcgtcTTAATGCAGTAACTGTAGATACTTGATTCTAACTTCGTAAATTCTGAGACGGACATAATCTGAAGTTCACAgaaaatcaaaagagaaaacatgaacttttattttaaggtcTATAAACTTTTAACCATTTCAGATGCTATCAATGCCTTTGACGGAGGAACTCGAGCAGTACTCGGCGAAAACGGGACAGCTGGTATTTTTGCAACCTATCCGAAGGACTTCCTTTCAATCTGGAGTGGACTTGGCGATCAGGTATGCCAAAATTGTATGGCGGAGTTTTAATCAAGAATGTTTAAActttaaatacaaaacatttaaattCAAAAAGGTCTTATAATTGAGAAATACCTTCCTTTTACTTTGTTTATGTAAGTGATTTCTATTTTACCAATCGATCATATTCTCACACCCACACCTTCTCTATTGCTTGGCAAGTGTCCTAATGATCATCCATATTGCATAAAGACTATATCTATACGAAGAACGTTTGAAgacattggtcatgttggtGGAACTATGTAAAGTTTAGGCTACAAATGAGAAATACCCTCTGAACTGTGACCTAATTGTTAATTgaattattaaataattatgtttcaattgAGAGTAGGCcctatactacatgtacatgtatgttcttcagaaatttgaataaagtcaaaatcccTGGCTCAAATTCAGGATGGACTTCAATGACCCTATCTTGTGTATTTTTACCCCGTCAGATACTAGGCACTGCTCTTTTGATGTCCTGCATATTGGCTATCACGGACAAGAGAAACAACTCGCCTCCTAACGGGATGGAACCCCTTCTCATTGGTCTCGTTGTGTTCAATATTGGTATTTGCTTCGGGTTCAACTGCGGCTACGCCATTAACCCAGCCAGGGACCTGGGCCCTAGGTTATTCACCGCCTGCGCAGGTTATGGTCAAGATGTATGGACGTGAgtatcccccctccccttctcctATTACCATTCACAGATTAGAGAAcgaatttattttgatatacgAATCCAGGATCTTCAATCTTAGAAATTTGACAATGGGGACGAAcaggatgaaaatgaaaaaaaaaatgaaaatccataatttattgttcgaaatagacatgaaatgaaatactccgaaaatttgctttgcccaattgatcgtgggcccggcagccactgtgcagcgccagatgtACCTCTGTCTGGATCCGCCTCTGGTAGCATGGGTGCCACTGCCCCTGATAATCATGCCTACGTCGGGAAGTAAACCTtgcacgttttttttttccataaagCATTTCATCCTGCTCCTGTATCGCTGAGAGTAGACATTAAACATTATAACAAGTatctgtgtaaaaaaaaatcaaatgggcAAATTCCCAGGGTAAATTCACTTTCGTCGAGcctcttttttacttttaggGAAGCTTTTCTGTATCtcacattttatataaaatgttcaAACTGCAAATTACATTAATCATcgatttttccatattttttatgtCCTTAGTCCCAATGGTATGCATTGGTGGTGGGTGCCCATAGTAGGACCCTGTGTGGGCGCCATCTTGGGTGGATACCTCTACGTGTTCACTGTCGAGCTTCATCACGACACAGAAACAGCATCGGCGAGAGACGAAGATGGAGGAGGAGACTACCGTAAGTTCTTTAGAGACAGTCCTTGCAATTCATGATGGCCTTATTAGAGGAACCTGCTT encodes:
- the LOC121415867 gene encoding aquaporin-9-like encodes the protein MTNAVDRILSPLQIRNKLAKEILAEAIGTFILIVFGDASVAQSVLSSEANGGFLSINWGWGIAVTLAVYFASGVSGAHINPAVTLAFACLGRFPWKKVPFYILAQMVGAFVAAACVFGVYSDAINAFDGGTRAVLGENGTAGIFATYPKDFLSIWSGLGDQILGTALLMSCILAITDKRNNSPPNGMEPLLIGLVVFNIGICFGFNCGYAINPARDLGPRLFTACAGYGQDVWTPNGMHWWWVPIVGPCVGAILGGYLYVFTVELHHDTETASARDEDGGGDYRMADLTGKGEDNPAIQNHGEA